A window of Zingiber officinale cultivar Zhangliang chromosome 5A, Zo_v1.1, whole genome shotgun sequence contains these coding sequences:
- the LOC121980382 gene encoding receptor-like cytoplasmic kinase 176, with the protein MGNCWGVKIKAESPCHSAFTSGANLKQGSRVGNTSSSSSSRLSVPPTPRSEDEILKSSNVKSFTFNELKTATRNFRPDSVLGEGGFGSVFKGWIDEHTFAPTKAGTGIVIAVKKLNQEGYQGHREWLTEVNYLGQLTHPNLVKLIGYCVEDEQRLLVYEFMQCGSLDNHLFRRSSSIQPLSWNIRMKIALGAAKGLAFLHSEKAKVIYRDLKASNVLLDSNYNAKLSDFGLAKDGPSGDDTHVSTRVMGTHGYAAPEYLSTGHLTPKSDVYSFGVVLLEMLSGCRSLDRNRPIGQHHLVEWAKPLLASKRKFFRVLDSRLRGQYPQLAAQKAALLVLQCLSAEAKYRPTMDQVVSALEEIQNIKDPSRTVSSEHKSHSQSMNNKAGRPRATSIEESGNRKATYPRPSASPLYT; encoded by the exons ATGGGGAATTGCTGGGGAGTCAAGATCAAGGCGGAGAGCCCTTGCCACAGCGCCTTTACCTCAG GTGCGAACTTAAAACAAGGTAGCCGGGTGGGCAACACGTCTAGTAGTTCTAGCAGCAGATTGTCAGTGCCTCCAACCCCTCGGAGTGAGGATGAGATTTTGAAATCATCAAATGTAAAGAGTTTTACCTTCAATGAGCTGAAAACCGCCACCCGAAACTTCAGGCCAGACAGTGTCTTAGGCGAGGGAGGGTTTGGCTCAGTTTTCAAGGGGTGGATAGATGAGCACACATTTGCACCAACCAAGGCTGGAACTGGTATTGTCATTGCAGTGAAGAAGCTCAACCAGGAAGGATACCAAGGTCACAGGGAATGGTTG ACAGAGGTTAATTACTTGGGTCAATTAACTCATCCTAATCTTGTAAAGCTAATTGGATATTGCGTGGAGGACGAGCAACGGCTCCTTGTCTATGAATTCATGCAATGCGGCAGCTTGGATAATCATCTTTTTAGAA GGAGTTCAAGCATTCAACCACTATCTTGGAACATTCGTATGAAGATTGCTCTTGGTGCCGCTAAAGGACTTGCCTTTCTGCACAGTGAGAAAGCAAAAGTCATATATCGTGACTTGAAAGCCTCTAATGTGCTTCTGGACTCG AACTACAATGCAAAACTTTCAGACTTTGGATTAGCGAAAGATGGTCCAAGCGGCGATGATACCCATGTCTCTACAAGGGTCATGGGTACCCATGGATATGCAGCCCCTGAATACCTTTCAACAG GTCATTTGACTCCCAAGAGCGATGTCTATAGCTTCGGAGTTGTCCTACTGGAAATGTTGTCTGGATGCCGTTCCTTGGACCGGAACCGTCCTATTGGACAGCACCACCTGGTAGAGTGGGCGAAGCCTTTACTAGCAAGCAAGCGGAAATTTTTCCGTGTCTTGGATAGTCGATTGCGGGGACAGTATCCGCAGCTGGCTGCCCAAAAGGCTGCCCTTCTCGTACTCCAGTGCCTATCAGCTGAAGCAAAGTACAGGCCAACCATGGACCAGGTGGTTTCTGCACTAGAGGAGATACAAAACATTAAAGATCCCAGCCGAACCGTCAGTTCAGAACATAAGTCACACAGCCAAAGCATGAACAACAAAGCTGGAAGGCCTCGGGCAACAAGTATAGAAGAATCTGGTAATAGAAAAGCTACCTATCCGAGGCCCTCAGCCTCCCCACTCTATACGTAA
- the LOC121979499 gene encoding uncharacterized protein LOC121979499 encodes MTFHHGRAFNKRLIEAQSACSPLLTEIGANSEEIRERVALIEADCRIRSGEIKSTSTHLLLLRSVSHAAKAGTPLLPPSPSLHQRGRRYATTPPPPAGHLLSIFPPSFSTRDSSQRHHFLQWLFVIVCPDVPTPGSRPRRSFSTSDPNRNPLLFGLEDKGAFIVNIRPRHLQDLAALSKQRSSFGELFTLCLALASHRHLRPSSDSEQQASSSMEEITKEFEERKIELEAKALEIYQASDADIKVCC; translated from the exons ATGACATTCCATCACgggagagcatttaataagcgccttatcgaggcacagagcgcgtgcTCGCCCTTATTGACGGAGATTGGCGCAAATTCCGAGGAGATCCGAGAGAGGGTGGCGTTGATTGAGGCC gacTGTCGGATCAGATCTGGGGAAATAAAATCCACAAGCACGCATCTTCTTCTCCTTCGCTCGGTTTCTCACGCTGCGAAGGCCGGTACGCCACTTCTCCCTCCTTCGCCATCACTCCACCAAAGGGGCCGGCGATACGCCACCACTCCACCGCCGCCGGCCGGCCATCTCCTCTCCATCTTCCCACCGTCATTTTCTACCCGCGATTCCAGCCAACGCCATCATTTCCTCCAGTGGCTCTTCGTGATTGTCTGCCCCGACGTGCCGACACCAGGATCCAGGCCACGACGGAGTTTCTCTACTTCAGATCCAAACCGCAACCCTCTTCTCTTCGGGCTAGAAGATAAGGGGGCCTTCATAGTCAACATCCGGCCACGACATCTCCAAGATTTGGCCGCCCTAAGCAAGCAGCGGTCCTCTTTCGGAGAGCTCTTCACTTTATGCTTAGCACTGGCTTCCCACAGACATCTCCGGCCTTCATCAGATTCTGAACAGCAAGCTTCTTCTTCAATG GAGGAGATCACCAAGGAGTTTGAGGAGAGGAAGATTGAACTCGAAGCTAAGGCTCTAGAGATCTATCAGGCCTCAGACGCTGATATCAAG GTATGTTgctga